From Phocoena sinus isolate mPhoSin1 chromosome 16, mPhoSin1.pri, whole genome shotgun sequence:
GGTGGTGGAGGGGCTCAGGCAGGGGCGGgcatgggagggaggcagagcagGGCTTGGCCTGGTTCTTGGTCACTAGCTCTAGGTTACGAGAGCTAGGCTGCCCTACTGAGTGCAAGGGCAGGATCTGCTGACTCGTGAAATTTTAGCCGAGCTTCCCTCTGAGAAAGGCCGGGTTCCATCCGTTTCCCAGATCAAATCAGAAAACTGAACCCAGTTAAGACGTCGTCAATCCCAGGGCCTTCCTGCGTGTGGGAACACCTGGCTCTCCCTGTGCCCCAGCCTTCCCTTCCATCCATTTCAGTCTTGCCCAGAGTCTctgtcctcttccctccccaggaaTGGGATTTGGGCCTGTCCCCATGACCTCCAGCCTGCTGTGGCATGGCCCATCCAATTGTGCAGACACCAAGCTAGTCCTTTATACTAAGAAAAACTTTATAtcaaaaatttatagaaaataaagctAGAGGCGTACATTGGGGGCTGCTTCCCCGGTGAGCAGCACCGGGCCAGGTGTCCATGTACAGTTACACACAGTGTTCCGCACGAGGAGTCTGCTGGTGAGTTTTGTTGTCACCTGGCTCTGCTGTCCAGGGCTTCGCAGACCGGTAGGACTGGGTCCTACCAGTCAAAGTTCATCCACATCGTAGTTAATTAAGGACCAGTTCTGGGAAAGGGTCTTTTCTCCAAAGCTGTTGACCATGTGGCTGGTGGCAACAGGAGAAGGAATTTCTTCAGGTCTGAGAGCCTTCCTGCCGGAGCTGACCACGTTGTCTACTAGCTCTCACATCTGTTCCCCAGTTTTACTTTGTGTTCCTTTTTCCTGGCCTGTTTCCCCCAAAAgctatggttaaaaaaaaaaaaaaatcccctctggggaattccctagcagtcagGTAGTTGGGACTCCGTGcgttcactgccgagggtgcaggttcagtccctggttggggaactaagatcccacaagcgcCCCACtgcgcccccccaaaaaaaaattcccctctGATGCTGATGTGAACAGGCCATGGGGTTCTGTTTGGGACCAAGTAGTGTCATTGGCAAAGAGTGTGGGAACAGGACCCTTAGGAGGCGAGCGGGACCATCTCTGTGTTGTCTTGGGCTGCGCCGTTGCCCACCAGACCCTGGGCCCACTTGTGCAGGCGGCTGTAGAGTGGGAGGCCCTGGTTCTCGCGGTACAGATAGACGCCGGTGATGGCGTTCCACTGCGGCCGTGGCTGTGTGCCTTCCACTGGGAACTTGGCAACCAGCTGTTCGTCGTCCTCGTTGAGTGCCACGAAGCCGAAGAAGCGGCGCACGTTGTTGGCAGCCAGCACCCGCGAGTGCACCTCGGCCGTGCGCTGGAAGAGCTGGTCCTCGTTGGCCCGGTACTGCGCCCAGTAGGCCTCCTGGCGGTAGCTGAGTGGTGAGCAGTAGTGCTTGAGGCACTTGGTCAGGAACACCAGGATGGCCACCACACCGATGAGCAGCCACCCGAAGAGCTGGCCAGAGAAGGGGCGGGGTTGAGGGCAGGCAAGGAGGAGCTGTCTGGACCGCCAGCGCCCCGGTAAGAAGTAGCGGGAGCTGGTCAGAGCGTGTGGGCTGGGCTGAACCTGACGTCACGACCCCCTGAGAGCTGGTTCTGTCACTTACCTGGCCGCAGATTCTGCTCCTCTAAGGGCGGCAGGCCCTTCTGACTGTAATTCCTCCTCTTTGCCCTCACTCCCTTGAGCTCACGCCGTCTCTGTACTTAGACTTAGCCTCCTGCAATTTCAGCTGCCATTCCTGCAGCCCCAAGGGCCCCCTCCACATCATCTGAGCCCACCAAAATCCAGCTCAATCTACCAGGCTCAGCCCAGATACCACTTCCGGGAAGCCTTCAAAAATCCCTTCTGGGAGCAATTTTGCCTTCCCTGAGTCCTCATGGCCTGGTTCCTCTTATCATCATTCTCTGCCTTGTTTTGAAATGACCCATGTGCTTGTCTCACTTGGCTGTGAGCCTGTTGCGGGCCAGGACCGTCAAGGTCATCTGTTTCCCCATTTAAGCCTGTACAGAGAGCTGTGGGCATTTGAGcatcatcaaatacattttatttctctctgtctaCCACGTTCCATCTCCTTTGGTGCTGTCTCCAGCCCTGCTCCTACTTGTGTTTCTTCTGTACCCAAGAGGAGCCCTTTAGAAAATCTTTGCTCTTTCCTATCTCGCCCTCGCGCCCTGCTGTTCTTAAGTGAATACTTCAGCTGTTTTTCTGCTTCTGCCCAGGTCTCTGCCCTTGCCCTCTCTCCCTGACCAACTCAGCTCCTTAAGAACTAAGCCAAGGCTGAGGCTAGGATCAGGGCGGCAGCTGCTGCCTCCCAACGGGACACCCTTTCCAGTCTCAAGGGATTCGCCTCCTGTCAGCAGTGCCTGAGGCTGACTCGGTGCTGGACAGGGGCCTTTGCTGGGATAGGAACATGCTCATCCCTTGAGCCAGCCACACTCCGCTTTCAGCTCACGGTCGACAGCAAATATTTCAGAAGATGGCAGGGGTTCGTGCTCAGTCTGGCTGGAGCAAAGGGCTTAATCTGTGACTGGAATCAAGGCTTGGTCTGAGCAGGAAGAACATTCCTTTAATGTTTAAAACTCTCTTATTGGGGATGGCATTCACCCTTGCCCCACCAAGCACTGACCCATAGTTACCCAACTCTGATGCCCAACGCTGATAATCTAGTGACTTCCTGGAGATCTCAGCCCCTGAGGACTGACTCCAGCATTAATACTGGGTCATCCCGGCACCTCCCCACCAGCCACCAcgtaggagagaaagaagaggaactcCCCTTGGCACAGGCTCACCTGGGACTCGTACTTGAGCCTGCGGCTGACCTCCTCCCGGAAACCTGACAGGCGGGCAGGGCCCTCCCGACACGGGAACGTGGCCAGGATTTCTGTGGCCTGGGCCAGTGGGAAACTGTCTTCCCCAGCTGTGAGCGAAGAGGGGTCCACAAATTCGCTGAGAGCACAGACGTAGGCCTCACCGCGCAGCAGAGAGATGACAGACCAGGTGATGGGGGCCACGGCTGCGCGGCCCACAATGGAGCTTAGAAGGAGGAAGTTGGGGGCAGCCGAGCAGTTCTTGGTCCTCCGGTACTGGCACTCGGCAACCAGGTTCCAGGTATGGTTGTTGAGGATGATGCCAATGAGGAAGAGCACCAGGGCGGGCACACCGATGGCTGTCAGCCCATACAGGTAGTTCCGGGCTGGTGAGCAAGGGCAGTGGAACGCCACCACACTGAACAGCTCCTGGCTGCCCACCGTGCCCAGTGCCACCAGCCCGTTGAAAATCATCACATCCTTGCTCTTGAAGAAGAGTGATAGGAAGCGGAAGTTCTCTGCGATCAGGGCTGCCATGGTGACGGGTCAGCTGGGGGACCGATGGCAAGGGTGGAGGCAGGAGACTGGGACGGTGGCTCCTGGTGGGACTAGGAAAGCGCACAGGCTACGGGCCCCTGAAGGCAGGGCACAGTCTTGCCATTTGATCCCCTGCAGTGGCTGGCCTGGTGCTTCCTGTGGGACTGTAGATGACTGATCAGTATTTGCCTCTAAAAACAGGGACCGAGGGGATCTTGCGTAGTCAggctgggaaaggaaggagactCGGGGAGCCCCAGGGCCTGGGTGGAATGAGAATAGCCACTGTTCACTGAGCTCTTACTATGTCGGGTGCTTTACATCCCTCATTGCCCATCGTCAAGATCCTGCACTGAGCTCTGATATCCCAGTGCACGTAGGGAAGGTGGAGGCTTTCTTGGGGTGAGCGCTTATCGGGCTCACGTatgaatggcagagctgagatttaagCACAGCTCTATCTGCCTCAGACACTCAGGTTCTCGTCATCACCACAAGCTTCCTTTGATATGGGGACTAGGACTGGCCCTGTGGCATTGGGGACTGTGGGCTGTTGACTGCCTTTCCCTTTGGGATTCCAGGTACTGCTAATGTGCTGGGGGACCTAGGACTATTTGGAGGGTATGTCCTCAAGGTGTCTAGCCCATGGGTATAAAAGCCAGAGTaggtgttctggtggataagggaCTTGGACTTGACCCTGTGatatggggggggtgggggtggggtggaggaaggggcctCCAGTCAGTGGTGAGCCTGGTGTAGCATCCCTGGAGTTCACAAGAACCTTCTCATTCTGGAGACCTCAGGCTTTGGACTGGTTTAGGAGATCCTGGCTCTCAACATACTTCATGAcctttctctggacctcagtgtcctcatctgtgaaaagagGGTAAGTCATTCTGGTCCTTGCTCTCCTCTCAGGAATGCTGGAGGAAAATGAAAGGGAATAAACAGTGCCTGATAGTCGCCCCGTATATGAAACCCTCCATCTCACCCTGTCCAGCCCTGAGGGTGCCTCCCAGAAGTGAGGCAGATGGGGGATGATTGTCCTTCTGGCAAAGATCAGGAGGCTAAGGCCTCAGGAGGATAAAGTGCGCTGCTCAAAGCTATTCAAGTATGGAGGTGCCTGGGCAGGACTTCTGAGCATGACCTAAGGAGGCCTGGGAAGTGGACGAGGGTGAGTCAAGCTAAGGGAGCCCTCTACTTTCCTGGTTTCCTACTGACACTGCTCTGCGCCCATCCGCAAGAGCCTTGGTagacctccccttccccacccgtTACCCTTTCCTTATCCGGCAGCTCTGTTCCACCGAGGTCCCTAGGCCTGGGGACCGCCCAGCCGGCCAGCAACAGGAAGCCTTGATGAAGGCTAAGGCTTGGCCATACCCACCACCCTCTCTCTCTGGCCAGCAGATGCGCTGGCAGCCTGCCAGGAAGTGGCCATGGCCTCGGGGCTCCGGCCGTGTTCTGCCCCAACTCCCTTCCCAGGCTCCACCCACACAGGCCGGGGTGTGGCCCATGTTCTTCCCTCCATCCGGGGAGTGAAAAACAAAAGTCCTCAGGCCAGAGGCAGCTGGGGAGTGGAGGGACGGAGCAAACAAAGGTGGGGAGACCTGCCCATATTTCCTTCTAGGCCTCCTGTCTAGACCACCACCCCTCCTAATCACTGCCAAGGCGGCCAGACGGGCTGGTACAGAGCTGGGTGGCCACTGAGGAGGCCAGATGGGCTGGtttccaggaggaggaggagaagaccTGACTTCCCTAACTCACTGCCTGGGGGCCCAGGGGCTCCAGCCTAACTCCTCGGGAAAGAGAGTTTGTGATATTGCTGGGGATGAACGGGTTAAAGACAgccccctctccctcttccttctcccctcttgGCTTCAGGGCTCCTAATATGCTCCCCTGGGTTCAGAAACCACCCAAAGTGGGGTACAAGATGCCTGAACACTGGTGGGTGgtgagcagaggagggaacaggCTATCTTCTGAGACTACTGCCCCTGGCCCCCAGGCCCGGGATGGGACCTCCACCAGCCAGAGTCAGGACAGGAAATAGGTGGCTGGGGACTGGGGTCCTCAGCGAGGGGCCTGGCTCCCCGGGACAATCCCTCTGGGCAGCCTTGGAGTGGCCCTGCATGTTCCCCTTCCTTACCTGGGGTCAGCTGCGGGCACTGGTGGCCTTGGCCTCCACGGAGCTGGGCAAGTGGGGCGAGGACATTGGAGCTCCCGGGCATGGGCCAGCCCGCGCCTTAGGCGGGCTCCCTCCCGCTTTGCTTCTGCTCCGGAGAGACCAGCAGGGCCTGGGGCTTGTGGTGTCTTCAGAAAAGTTTAACTCCAGAAAAGAGGCAGAACCCGTGAGTTGGATGGTTCGCGCCAGCCAGTGGAAAAACAGCCTCCGGGCGGGCGCcaggcagtggggggggggggggggggggggggggggggggggggggtggagaggCGGTgcgggggaggagaggaagtggagggGACTGCGGCGGCGGCTCGCCTGCCTTCTGAGGCTCCACGCCAGTGGGACCAGTTCCGGGCCAGGAAGGGGGCCTCAGCCAGATCTGGCCCGGGCCTGCCCTCCAGGCCAGTTTCGGGAGCACCCCCTGCTTGACCCCCACCGACAGAAGCTGCCAGAACCGAGTCCCGAGCAGGGTTAGGGGAGAGGTGCCACCAGACTGACACTGCCTCCTAGCGGGGTGCGCAAAGCCAGGGGTACCCCTCCCCTGTTCTGGCCCTTCTCCCTCAGAGCCGTCCTGCCCCTCTCTGAGCAAACCCTCCCCCTGCTGGCTCTTCTGTCTGTACTTCAGCTAGCTCCCCAGGTGCTGCGTCAAATCTCAGGAGCACTGATGAGAAAATTCTGGACTCTAGGGATTTTCTAAGACCCTGTAGGTAGAGCTCTGACTGGTAGGTGGAAATTACAAGGAGGCAGGTTTCTCAAGGAAGCCCTTTGTAACAATCAGAGCCGCTCAGCCTTTCCCAGAAAGTGGTCATGAGCTCCCCGTCTGTGGGAGTATGCAAACTGAGGCTGAAAAGCCATGGGTCAGGAATGCTGAAAGGGAGAGCCCTGTCCAAGGACAGTCTAGATGGCCCCCAGGATCAAGGGAGAGACCCCCACAACCTCCCCCAGACCCCTGTCTGCTCTGCACTGCTTGTGGTTCTGGGAGCATGGAACTGCTGAGTGACATGCTGGCCTCCCTGAGCTGGGCTTGTTCACATATAGGAATGAAGAGAAAAGGACcagtgtttattttttcacatcctACCATGTGCCAAACAAAGTTCCCGATTCTTCCTCAAAAGTCATCCTTTAACCTCACTATAACCCTAAAAACAGGTCTTTGTAACATCCGTTTTATAGACAGACAACTGGGGGTCAGAGGGATTGGGTAACTACAGGTCCTACAGCCCTagtatttgaacccaggtctgtctgacccaAAGCTTTACTCTTTCCTTCATATTTTGTACCTCTCAATACCTCTGGGCTGGCTTTTCCCACTGGAACCCACCACCCCGCAGCTGCCAACACACCCCTGGTCTTTACTCATCTGAGTCTTCCCCTAGAGCAAGTCCCACCTCCTGGAGGAGCCCTCCAGCCCACCTTGGCTTCCAGGTCTCGCCCTCTTCCCAAATAAAGGGAGGGAGACTGGGTCTCAGAAGTGGGACTAGAGGGAAGGATGCTTAAGGAAGAATGGAAATTATTAACACAATGTTACAGGGATCAAGATCAAAATGAATTCTTAGATGAGTGGGACTTAGTCTCAAAGatgtctggggggtggggggtggcaagAAGGTCATCTTCTCGGCTCTCAGTTTCCGCCTTGACAAAGGTAGCTCCAGTTCCTTACGTCCCCTCCCCCTACGTCCAGGGGGAAGAGAAGGATAAGACCTCAGGTTTGGAAATTGATACACACATTATCCGCCAGAAACTGAGTGCCTACCACGTGCCATGCACTTTACACACCTCACCTATTTAATGCTCACACAGCCCATGAAGTAGGTGCCTCatccccactgtacagatgaggaaactgaggcacagaaaaatgaagcaactgacccaAGGGACACGGTTTGTAAGTGGTGGATCCAGCATTTGACCCAGTTCTCTCTCACTCTGGAGTCTGAGCTGTTTCCGCCCTAGGCAGCTCcgctcccacccctccaccctcaTCCCCACCTCAGGGCGGAGGCTCTCAGCACTTTAGACCCCCTCCACCGGGGTGGGGGGTAGTCTCTGAGAAAATGGGAAGGCATCAGCTTCTTTTTCTAAATGCTCAAGCTCTGGGGATGGTCTGATTTCTGATGTGAGGGGTGTGTCAGGGCAGTCTCCAAGGACATCTCCATGGGatgtgctatggtctgaatgtgtcccccaaaattcatatgttgaatcttGCCCCCCAAGGGTGATGGTATCAGGGAGTGGGGTCTTTGAGGTGCTTAAGGCATGGGATTGATGCCTTAtgaaagaggctccagagagcccCCTAGCCCCTtccgccatgtgaggacacagtgaggaggCACTGGCTACCAACCAGTGAGGGCCTCCGTCAGAACATGACCATGGCAGCgtcatgatcttggacttccagtctccagaattgtgagagaggtctctgttgtttataagctacccagtctgccGTATTTGTTATAGCGATTCAAACAGACTACGACCCCGGGCCTTTTGTGACCAGTGCTAAGTAAATGTGCAATCCACCTTGATGATGTCGCGTGAACTCCATGGTGAGACACACCCTGGCTTCTCCTGAGTGTACCTAGCTTCTGGCATCTTGTCTTATCACCTGTGACCACATGAGGCTGTGTCATGTCGTTATGGCCCACCTTGGCCCCTTCAGCCTCACTCAGGAGATTGGCCCAAATCAGAGGATTCCTGCTTCATGAGATGGCTGGACACTCTCCCATTCCCTGAGCCTTGAGCATAAGGGAACAGAGATCCTAAAACATCACAGATGAGTGGATGCTGGGGCAAGGATGCTCGTAGGACCTGAAAGGAGATAGTGAACCAGGGGTGGAGtggcctgggaggggctgggcaggtggGAGCTTGTCCCCCCCAAGCCAGTTCTGAGCCCTTCTGACTAATGCTGCTCATGGCGACCCAGGGTAGTGTCACAGTTGGAGGGGTGAGGTCCCCTTCCAGCTCCAAATGGGCAGGTGAGTGCCTGGGCACGAGGTGAGTGCTCTGGGGCCTCCTGCCGGCACTTGCAGCCTTCATTTCTCCATCTGGTTTGGGGGTCTGAGGTGCTGTGGCCTCAGACCCCCATTCCTGCCTCTTCACCTGGCTGCCGCTCACACTTTGCTGAAGTAGGTGGCCACCTCCTTGTGTGAAGGCCGGGacccgcccccagcccagccatTGCCCACCAGTGGCTCCTCCTGGCTCAGCCGCAGGGGCGGCTTGCACTCGTGCCAGCGCGTGAGCAGCCCGTTTGTGGTGCCTTGATCGGTGATGCCGCGCAGCTTCTCCCTCTCCTCGTTGGCACCGTCTGTGGCAGTGGGAGCAGCCGAGCCAGCAGGGACTGCAGCCAGCGCCCCATGGCCGTGACCCAGCTCCAGGTCATGGATCATGACCTCGAAGAACTGCTGGATACAGACCTTGGCAAAGGCCTTGGTGTGCTCCGTGCCTGTCTCATCGAAGAGCTTGTGCTCACTGTCGATGTAGTGGGACCAGTACTTGCTTTTGAGGAAGGCGGCCTGAGTGAAGCAGGGCCGCACAGAGCGCACGACGAATGCCAGCAGTGTGGTCAGCAGCACGAAGGACCAGCCCAGTGACTgcaggggagagaagagagagtcaGCTGGGCACTGCCCTCTAGCCTCCCAAACCTGTCCAACCCCCCAAAGCACACTCCATGTCAGGACCTTTAGGGAAAAGAGCACTGACAACAAAGAGCAAATGACAGCACCTCTTGGCCTccactttctcttctgtaaaatgggcatagacCTACCCATCTCATGGAAATGAGACCACGTGAGTAAAATGCCCTGTATGTAGATCTGGCACTCAGTACACAGGAGTTAGCTGGGCAGACCCTGGAAATAGGCTGCATGGGTTTGCCTGTCTCCACTACAGGCATATCCCAGAGATATGGTGGGTTCTGCTCCAGGCCATTACAATAAAGCAagtattgcaataaagtgagtcacacgaaGTTTTTGGTTgcccaatgcatataaaagttatgtttacactatactgtagtctattaagtgtagaatagcattatgtataaaaaacaatatacataccttaattaaaaaatactttattgctacaaaatgctaaccatcatttgagccttcagtgagttatagtagtaacatcaaagatcattgatcacagatcaccataacacatataataatgaaaaatctgaaacatgaGAATAAGCAAAACgcgacacagagacacgaagtgaacAAAAGCTGTCGGAAAAATggcgccaatagacttgctcgatgcagggttgccatgAAACTTCAACTTGTGAAAAATGCAATGTCTACAAAGCCTAATAAAGTGAATTGCAATAAAACGAAGTATGCCTGTCCTTAACGGTTGACTAGGAGCAAAGTGTCTCCCACCTACAAAACGGGGCTGTTGATAGTACCTATCCCATTGGGTTGTTCTGAGAACTAAATGTGATAATAAACTtcgcacagtgcctggtacctagtTACCGTTCAGTAACTGTTAGCCACTATTTAGGCCAACCAGCCCTCAGTAAGCATGCCTCTTCCTtcgggaagccttccttgacctccCATAGTGACGCTTCCTCCTCTGAGTCCTGTATCTCTCCTCCGGCTCCTGCTAGTGTCTGCCTTTCAGTCAGCAGCGCTCAGTCAGCGTTTCCTCTGTGTGGGCTCTGAGCTGGGCTCAGGGGTCACAGAGACAAAGTGGACAATTGCTCAAACTCCATGCTGAAGAGCACCGGATGCTTGGGTGCTAGTTCTGTTCTTCCAGTTACTCACTGTGGGGAAGGCTGCTCCCCCAGTCTGAGCTTCAGGGTCAACCCCAGCTGCACAGAGAAGCACTCGGCCAGATCAGGATGGGGAAGCAGGGCAACCCAAATGCCTGTAGTGGGGCAGTGGGTTATGGCAGAGTAATCATCAGGTGGGGAGGTGCAGAGCACGTGCTGGGTGAGGAAGTGTGGACCCTGCTCGGCTGGATCTCCTGAAGTTTCAAGTAACGCTGGACAATCTCATTTTCATGGGAAAATTTCTGGGGTTTAGATGATGCCAACTAATTCTAAAATTGAATTTCGAATTCAACCCCTGAAGGCCAAATGAAACATGTCTATAGGCCAGGCAGCCTGCCATCTGGGGGCCCTTTTAGTTTATGAGTTGATGGTTTAAAGGTCAGGTGGAGGGACAGTTGCCCCAGGCCCCGAGGCCTGGGATGACGGACAAGTACCCACAGGAGAGGAGGTGCAGGCTGGGAGGGAAGCAGAGTTCAGATTGTACGCTTGGAGCGTGAGGTTCACATGGGTGCCTGGTGATGACGCAAAACCCACAGGGGAGAGTCCAGGCTGGAGGGGGAGCGGGGGTGTCTGGATTCGCTGGAGCAGGGTGTGCATGTTTCTCCAGGCTTGCAGGGCAGGCCCAgccccctgtcccctccctgacAGCCTGGGTCCCTGCCTGGGTCTTCCTCCCCACGCACAGTAACTGCAGAGGAGGTCTGAGGGGCAGAGGACGTGGGAGCGAGGCTGAGGGACCTGAGCTCTAGATTTCCCCATCAGTGGgtcctccatcccttcctttggGGCACATCCCAACAGTGCATCCCCCTCACTCAGGCCTCCCTTCCAGGGGCACCGGCCCCTCAGCTCCCACTCCCTGAGCAGGGAGCACCAGCTGGGGACATTTGCCAGGGAAATGTACCCAAATGGCCCAGCCACACACTGGCCTCACCACTGCCCCGGCCTGGAAGAGGAAATGGATGCAGATTCCCCCAGATTTCCAAACTGGAGCTCAGGGTGGAGGATGAGGGGCTGGTTGAGCAGTTGGGTCCCCTCTGGGGACCTCAGCACAGGGCACAGTGCTCCTTTCCCAGGTGGCACTGACCTGAGGGAAGACACATGGTTCTGCCTTCGGAGGCCCTGGCCTCCTTTGGGGAAATATGCCCCTGCCCCATGGAGCTCCGTCTGAGGAGGGAGACCCAGCCCTGGCTGGGGGCCTACATCTATTTGGGGGAAACATGACCACATCCTGAGGAAGCCCCATTTCGAGATGGGGGATGGGGTCCTTTCCGAGGGACCCGGTCTGTGAGGGGAGACCCAGCCCAAGGCCATCTGGCCCCTTACCTGCGAGACGCAGCACAGGTAGCACACGGCCACCTCGTGGGCCAGCAGCCAGTCGCCGTCACAGACCTC
This genomic window contains:
- the CALHM2 gene encoding calcium homeostasis modulator protein 2, which gives rise to MAALIAENFRFLSLFFKSKDVMIFNGLVALGTVGSQELFSVVAFHCPCSPARNYLYGLTAIGVPALVLFLIGIILNNHTWNLVAECQYRRTKNCSAAPNFLLLSSIVGRAAVAPITWSVISLLRGEAYVCALSEFVDPSSLTAGEDSFPLAQATEILATFPCREGPARLSGFREEVSRRLKYESQLFGWLLIGVVAILVFLTKCLKHYCSPLSYRQEAYWAQYRANEDQLFQRTAEVHSRVLAANNVRRFFGFVALNEDDEQLVAKFPVEGTQPRPQWNAITGVYLYRENQGLPLYSRLHKWAQGLVGNGAAQDNTEMVPLAS
- the CALHM1 gene encoding calcium homeostasis modulator protein 1 gives rise to the protein MDKFRMIFQFLQSKQESFMNGTCSIMALASAQMYSAFAFNCPCLPGYNVAYSAGILLAPPLVLFLLGLVMNSNVSMLAEEWKRPPGHRAKDAAVLHCMFCSMAQRALIAPVVWVAITLLGGKCFLCALCTAVPMTMLGNGSLAPGLPPPELARLLTRVPCPEVCDGDWLLAHEVAVCYLCCVSQSLGWSFVLLTTLLAFVVRSVRPCFTQAAFLKSKYWSHYIDSEHKLFDETGTEHTKAFAKVCIQQFFEVMIHDLELGHGHGALAAVPAGSAAPTATDGANEEREKLRGITDQGTTNGLLTRWHECKPPLRLSQEEPLVGNGWAGGGSRPSHKEVATYFSKV